From the genome of Clavelina lepadiformis chromosome 2, kaClaLepa1.1, whole genome shotgun sequence:
ACCTGGCAACCGCAAGCCTATATGTAAACGGCATGCTACTGGGAGCTAGACTGTGACTCAATGCATTACCCAACAGTTGATAAAAATCAGGGCGAAAATTTAATGATGTGGAACAGAATGTTGCCCCCATAGACATACATAGACTTACGTTTACATACGCTTAGCTGTAATCCAGACAGTGATGTTGTCAAGCGTTTCAGTTTACATTTGTCCGCATGCTTCATGCGACATGGAGATcggttttgaaacaaaataaccTTGATGTTTACGGTACAGTTAAGGTTGCTGTAAGTTAAGTTAAATCCTACACCTCATCTTTGAAAACCAACGTCGAATAAATAAATCTGACAATTTTACCCATGTTGAGTGACTTGAAGTAAAAGAGTCATTTGTGAAGCTTTCGCTTGGCACCGCTCCATTAATGCCATCACCACTATTACTTGTACATTAATGCAGAGACGCGTGGAATCCTGATATACCATTTGCCTTGATTCAACAAGACAGAGTTTTATGTGATCCCTCGGAAGGTCTGTTATGTGATACCGAAAATCTTCAAAAGCGACCGGAAAACTCACGGCGTAACCTTTACTGCCACGATTATGAGCTACGAGTCTGGTGCTGTGATTGCCCAGAGGTAAAACTGTTAAGATACCAattctattttttttcatatgaATACTCTTACTCATATAAAGTTTCTTCAGTACtggatttttgtttcattttataaacGTGAACTTCATTTTACAAACATGAGAGTCGGTAATATGGTAGCCGTCTCCAAATTCTACCGCAAAAGTGTGTGGTAGGTTAAAAACCAAGAGGTTGTACTTGTACACTGTACTTGCtcgttttgtaattttaacagaatactgtaaaataaCTTATATTGCCATCTCCTCGTGTTAACCATGATGAAATAGTCACTGGTCGCCTCAGGCTTAGATTCACTGGTAATCAGTCATTCCGATAACGACCTTGACGTAACGATGCGTCAAACTGTCTTCTGTCTGTATCCTTAATAGGCATCGATTTAAAGCCACCGACCTAAACATGTCGTTTGGTCATAGACGCATTGTACTTTGTGGTTGAATATAAAAGTTGAAGACCTTTAAAACACGTTTTTGACGTTATCCTCAACCCTTAAACGCGGTCATGTTTTTTTTCGGAGCAGAAATTTGTTATAATGCAGGCAGTTTTGATCATGAGATATTTGTTGTTAGACAACAACACCACCAACCACGACCATGGAGCAAACGTCAGAGTATAGCAACCTCTCGTATAGCGACAGTGTGCCACCTGCTGACTTATTGCACAACAACACAGATGACACACAAGTCGTGAAAAGTGAGAGATAcggcttaatttttttgttatgaaaGTGTTTTGTTGATATTTAGTGCACTTTTGGGTATTTGAATAATAAAAATTCCTTTGAAATCGCACTGAGGTTCAACCTTGCTCAGAATTGCTGTATTTTTAGGTActctatttttaattttccatGTTTGCTCTTAAATAGAAAATTTAGATTACGTTCTTCCATTGTCAATCATCGCCGTAATAATCCTCGGCGCGGTCATCCTATTTGTGCTCATCGTGTGTATAATACTGAACGCTAGAGGACGAAAGAGATCTAAATATTCTCATGATTATATGGAGGTCAGGGAAAACAAAAGCGTGCGTAAACGTATAGATGcgtttataattttcttgtaCTAGTGAAATAAAGTAAGAAATGTCGATTGGCAAAGCTTTGCAGTTATTGCCTTAATTATATGAAAAAAATCGTTTactttatttacttttgtctaaaaaaagttcaaaatactgaATGACCTGATGTATCACTGCAGGGAGCAACATACACACAACGGCCGGTTTCTTTTACGGATTTTGACCGGAGGGGCAGCAGCGATTCTTCTTCCTCCCTGTCTGTTTCCTCCAGCGGAGTCAGCTCC
Proteins encoded in this window:
- the LOC143445498 gene encoding uncharacterized protein LOC143445498 isoform X2, whose product is MVFGRSFEIGIIFFSLLLSATHETYTEDKLFKQKSMDDLEAEFSECTCDWSQWMNNDDYSPFTGDNNTFTNLRRIYSFCSFPTAIECRDAWNPDIPFALIQQDRVLCDPSEGLLCDTENLQKRPENSRRNLYCHDYELRVWCCDCPETTTPPTTTMEQTSEYSNLSYSDSVPPADLLHNNTDDTQVVKKNLDYVLPLSIIAVIILGAVILFVLIVCIILNARGRKRSKYSHDYMEGATYTQRPVSFTDFDRRGSSDSSSSLSVSSSGVSSPSSKLTQLERGKLQFVPTDHGADPDVIPIPIHAADAIDHIPEQRRWLPDEYERSLEKQGAKDVKKSIFTRSFPPANKGIQFVDSACVSADAN
- the LOC143445498 gene encoding uncharacterized protein LOC143445498 isoform X1, producing the protein MVFGRSFEIGIIFFSLLLSATHETYTEDKLFKQKSMDDLEAEFSECTCDWSQWMNNDDYSPFTGDNNTFTNLRRIYSFCSFPTAIECRDAWNPDIPFALIQQDRVLCDPSEGLLCDTENLQKRPENSRRNLYCHDYELRVWCCDCPETTTPPTTTMEQTSEYSNLSYSDSVPPADLLHNNTDDTQVVKKNLDYVLPLSIIAVIILGAVILFVLIVCIILNARGRKRSKYSHDYMEVRENKSGATYTQRPVSFTDFDRRGSSDSSSSLSVSSSGVSSPSSKLTQLERGKLQFVPTDHGADPDVIPIPIHAADAIDHIPEQRRWLPDEYERSLEKQGAKDVKKSIFTRSFPPANKGIQFVDSACVSADAN